From one Felis catus isolate Fca126 chromosome E2, F.catus_Fca126_mat1.0, whole genome shotgun sequence genomic stretch:
- the APLP1 gene encoding amyloid-like protein 1 isoform X2 — MGPTSPAARGLGRHPGPPPLPLLLPLLLLLLRAQLAVGSLAGGSPGAAEAPGSAQVAGLCGHLTLHRDLRTGRWEPDQQRSRRCLRDPQRVLEYCRQMYPELQIARVEQATQAIPMERWCGGSRGGRCAHPHHQVVPFQCLPGEFVSEALLVPEGCRFLHQERMDQCESSTRRHQEAQEACRSQGLILHGSGMLLPCGTDRFRGVEYVCCPPPVTPDPSGTAVGDPSTRSWPLGGRVEGGEDEEEEESFLQPVDDYFVEPPRAEEEEEEERVPPSSSHSPAGFSKVTTTARPTDGVDVYFGMPGEISEHEGFLRAKMDLEERRMRQINEVMREWAMADNQSKNLPKADRQALNEHFQSILQTLEEQVSGERQRLVETHATRVIALINDQRRAALEGFLAALQGDPPQAERVLLALRRYLRAEQKERRHTLRHYQHVAAVDPEKAQQMRFQVQTHLQVIEERMNQSLGLLDQNPRLAQELRPQIQELLHSEHLGPNELEAPAPGGSSEDKGGLQPLDSKDGGCVSTLFLHDALLSSLFHLSCFFWLPADTPVALPKGSTEQDAASSGKEKMSPLEQYERKAPAGTGVSREAVSGLLIMGAGGGSLIVLSLLLLRRKKPYGAISHGVVEVDPMLTLEEQQLRELQRHGYENPTYRFLEERP; from the exons GCTCCAGGGTCGGCCCAGGTGGCTGGACTATGTGGGCACCTAACTCTTCACCGGGACCTGCGCACCGGCCGCTGGGAACCAGACCAACAGCGCTCACGACGCTGTCTCCGCGATCCGCAACGGGTGCTGGAATACTGCAGACAG ATGTACCCGGAGCTGCAGATTGCACGTGTGGAACAGGCGACACAGGCCATCCCCATGGAGCGCTGGTGTGGGGGCTCTCGAGGTGGCCGCTGTGCTCACCCCCACCACCAGGTTGTGCCTTTCCAGTGCCTGC CAGGTGAATTCGTGAGCGAGGCCCTGCTGGTGCCTGAAGGCTGCCGGTTCTTGCATCAGGAGCGCATGGACCAGTGTGAGAGTTCAACTCGGAGGCATCAGGAGGCGCAGGAG GCCTGCCGTTCCCAGGGCCTCATCCTGCATGGCTCGGGCATGCTTTTGCCCTGTGGCACGGATCGGTTCCGAGGTGTGGAGTATGTGTGCTGCCCCCCTCCAGTCACCCCTGATCCATCTGGGACAGCAGTTGG TGACCCCTCCACCCGGTCCTGGCCCCTAGGGGGCAGAGTAGAGGGGGGTGAGGACGAGGAAGAAGAGGAATCCTTCCTACAGCCAGTAGACGATTACTTCGTGGAGCCCCCACGggctgaagaggaagaagaggaggaaagagtcCCACCCTCAAGCTCCCATAGCCCTGCAGGGTTCAGCAAAG TGACCACCACCGCAAGGCCCACAGATGGTGTGGACGTGTACTTTGGCATGCCTGGAGAAATCAGCGAGCATGAGGGTTTCCTGAGAGCCAAGATGGACCTGGAGGAACGTAGGATGCGCCAGATTAATGAG GTGATGCGTGAATGGGCCATGGCAGACAACCAGTCCAAGAACCTGCCGAAAGCTGACAGACAGGCCCTGAACGAG CACTTCCAGTCCATTCTGCAGACCCTGGAGGAGCAGGTGTCTGGTGAGCGACAGCGCCTGGTGGAGACCCATGCCACCCGAGTCATCGCCCTTATCAACGACCAGCGCCGGGCAGCCTTGGAAGGTTTCCTGGCAGCACTGCAGGGAGATCCGCCTCAG GCAGAGCGCGTCCTGCTGGCCCTGCGGCGTTACCTGCGTGCAGAGCAGAAGGAACGAAGGCACACGCTGAGGCACTACCAGCACGTGGCTGCCGTGGATCCTGAGAAGGCCCAGCAGATGCGCTTCCAG GTGCAGACCCACCTTCAAGTAATTGAGGAAAGGATGAATCAGAGCCTGGGGTTGCTGGACCAGAACCCCCGCCTGGCTCAGGAGTTGCGGCCCCAGATCC AGGAACTTCTCCACTCTGAGCACCTGGGTCCCAATGAATTGGAAGCCCCCGCCCCAGGGGGCAGCAGTGAGGACAAGGGTGGGCTGCAGCCTCTGGATTCCAAGGATG GAGGGTGTGTCTCCACCCTTTTCCTCCATGATGCCCTCCTTTCTTCACTGTTCCACCTGTCTTGCTTTTTCTGGCTGCCAGCAGACACCCCCGTGGCCCTTCCGAAAG GGTCCACAGAACAAGACGCTGCATCCTCTGGGAAAGAGAAGATGTCCCCCCTGGAGCAGTATGAGCGAAAG GCACCAGCTGGGACAGGTGTATCCCGAGAGGCCGTGTCTGGTCTGCTGATCATGGGAGCAGGTGGGGGCTCCCTGATcgtcctctccctcctgctcttgcGCAGGAAGAAGCCCTATGGGGCTATCAGCCATGGAGTGGTGGAG GTGGACCCTATGCTGACCCTGGAGGAGCAGCAGCTGCGTGAACTGCAGCGTCATGGCTATGAGAACCCCACCTACCGCTTCCTGGAGGAACGACCCTGA